In the Mastomys coucha isolate ucsf_1 unplaced genomic scaffold, UCSF_Mcou_1 pScaffold18, whole genome shotgun sequence genome, one interval contains:
- the Tlr4 gene encoding toll-like receptor 4, protein MVPPLLLARTLIMALFLSCLRPGNFNPCIEVAPNVTYQCMDQNLSKIPDAIPDSTKNIDLSFNPLKILGSYSFSNFSELQWLDLSRCEIETIEDKAWHGLHQLSTLILTGNPIQSFSPGSFSGLTSLEHLVAVETKLASLESFPIGQLITLKKLNVAHNLIHSSKLPEYFSNLLNLEHVDLSNNYIKTISVNDLQFLRENPHVNLSLDLSLNPIEFIEAQAFQGIRLQELTLRGNFNSSTVMKTCLQNLTGLYVHRLILGEFKNERNLESFDRSVMEGLCDVTIDEFRLTYINDFSDDIINFHCLANVSTMSLAGVYLKQLKDIPEHFKWQSLSAVRCQLKEFPTLKLSFLKRFTLTTNKGTISFRKVSLPSLRYLDLSRNALSFSGCCSASDLGTNSLRHLDLSFNGVIIMSANFMGLEELEYLDFQHSTLKKVTEFSAFLSLENLHYLDISYTNTKIDFNGIFLGLTSLNILKMAGNSFKDNILSNVFTNTTNLTFLDLSKCQLEQISWGVFDTLHRLQLLNMSHNNLLFLDPSHYKQLYSLSTLDCSFNHIEASKGILQHFPKSLAFFNLTNNSVACVCEHQNFLQWVKDQKQFLVDVEQMTCATPVQMKASLVLDFNNSTCYMYKTIISVSVVSVLVVSTVAFLIYHFYFHLILIAGCKKYSRGESIYDAFVIYSSQNEDWVRNELVKNLEEGVPSFHLCLHYRDFIPGVAIAANIIQEGFHKSRKVIVVVSRHFIQSRWCIFEYEIAQTWQFLSNRSGIIFIVLEKVEKSLLRQQVELYRLLSRNTYLEWEDNPLGRHIFWRRLKKALLDGKALNPEGTAEEEQEAATWT, encoded by the exons ATGGTGCCTCCCTTGCTCCTGGCAAGGACTCTGATCATGGCGTTGTTCCTCTCCTGCCTGAGACCGGGAAACTTCAACCCTTGCATAGAG GTAGCTCCTAATGTTACCTACCAATGCATGGATCAGAATCTCAGCAAAATCCCGGATGCCATCCCTGATTCAACCAAGAACATAGATCTGAGCTTCAATCCCTTGAAGATCTTAGGAAGCTATAGCTTCTCCAATTTCTCTGAACTTCAGTGGCTGGATTTATCCAG GTGTGAAATTGAGACAATTGAAGACAAGGCATGGCATGGCTTACACCAGCTCTCAACCTTAATACTGACAGGAAACCCTATCCAGAGTTTTTCCCCAGGAAGTTTCTCTGGACTAACAAGTTTAGAGCATCTGGTGGCTGTGGAGACAAAATTGGCCTCTCTAGAGAGCTTCCCTATTGGACAGCTTATAACCTTAAAGAAGCTCAATGTGGCTCACAATCTCATACATTCCTCCAAGTTACCTGaatatttttccaatttgttgaACCTAGAACATGTGGATCTTTCTAATAACTATATTAAAACTATTTCTGTTAATGACTTACAGTTTCTACGTGAAAATCCACATGTCAATCTTTCTTTAGACCTGTCTTTGAATCCAATTGAGTTCATTGAAGCCCAAGCTTTTCAGGGAATTAGGCTCCAAGAACTGACTTTAAGAGGTAATTTTAATAGCTCAACAGTAATGAAAACTTGCCTTCAAAACTTGACTGGTTTATACGTCCATCGGTTGATCTTgggagaatttaaaaatgaaaggaatctGGAAAGTTTTGACCGCTCAGTCATGGAAGGACTATGTGATGTGACCATTGATGAGTTCAGATTAACATATATAAATGATTTTTCAGATGATATTATTAACTTCCATTGCTTGGCAAATGTTTCTACAATGTCTCTGGCAGGTGTATATTTAAAACAACTAAAAGATATTCCTGAGCATTTCAAATGGCAATCCTTATCAGCTGTTAGATGTCAACTTAAGGAGTTTCCAACTCTGAAACTATCCTTTCTTAAAAGATTCACCTTAACTACCAACAAAGGGACTATCAGTTTTAGAAAAGTGTCTCTGCCAAGTCTCAGATATCTAGATCTTAGTAGAAATGCCCTGAGCTTTAGTGGTTGCTGTTCTGCTTCTGATTTGGGAACAAACAGCCTGAGACATTTAGACCTCAGCTTCAATGGTGTCATCATTATGAGTGCCAACTTTATGGGTCTAGAAGAGCTGGAATACCTGGATTTTCAGCACTCTACTTTAAAAAAGGTCACAGAATTCTCAGCATTCTTATCCCTTGAAAATCTCCATTACCTTGACATTTCTTATACTAACACCAAAATTGATTTCAATGGCATATTTCTTGGCTTGACCAGTCTCAACATCTTAAAAATGGCTGGCAATTCTTTCAAGGACAACATTCTTTCAAATGTCTTTACAAACACAACAAACTTGACATTCCTGGATCTTTCTAAATGCCAATTGGAACAGATATCTTGGGGGGTATTTGACACACTCCATAGACTTCAGTTATTAAATATGAGCCACAACAACCTACTATTTTTGGATCCATCCCATTATAAACAGCTGTATTCCCTCAGCACTCTTGATTGCAGTTTCAATCACATAGAGGCATCTAAAGGAATACTGCAACATTTTCCAAAGAGTCTAGCCTTCTTCAATCTTACTAATAATTCTGTTGCTTGTGTATGTGAACATCAGAACTTCCTGCAGTGGGTCAAGGACCAGAAGCAGTTCTTGGTGGATGTTGAACAAATGACATGTGCAACACCTGTACAGATGAAGGCCTCCCTAGTGTTGGATTTTAACAATTCCACCTGTTATATGTACAAAACCATCATCAGTGTGTCGGTGGTCAGTGTGCTTGTGGTATCCACTGTAGCATTTCTGATATACCACTTCTATTTTCACCTGATTCTTATTGCTGGCTGTAAAAAGTACAGCAGAGGAGAAAGCATCTATGATGCGTTTGTGATCTACTCGAGTCAGAATGAGGACTGGGTGAGAAATGAGCTGGTAAAGAATTTAGAAGAAGGAGTGCCCAGCTTTCACCTCTGCCTTCACTACAGAGACTTTATTCCTGGTGTAGCCATTGCTGCCAACATCATTCAGGAAGGCTTCCACAAGAGCCGGAAAGTTATTGTAGTGGTGTCTAGACACTTTATCCAGAGCCGATGGTGTATCTTTGAATATGAGATTGCTCAGACATGGCAGTTTCTGAGCAACCGCTCTGGCATCATCTTCATTGTCCTTGAGAAGGTGGAGAAGTCCTTGCTGAGGCAGCAGGTGGAATTGTATCGCCTTCTTAGTAGAAACACCTACCTGGAGTGGGAAGACAATCCTCTGGGGAGGCACATCTTCTGGAGAAGACTTAAAAAAGCCCTGTTGGATGGAAAAGCCTTGAATCCTGAGGGAACagcagaggaagaacaagaagcaGCAACCTGGACCTGA